Proteins from a genomic interval of Rhodothermus marinus:
- a CDS encoding tagaturonate epimerase family protein gives MVTVLQTLLQRPRPLAEIDRTSLARFLTDVIRQQVYPTSLEPTSEGVFFLARDGREKRLGILSEAGLHDFEGVRHQLSLDGRTLIFQSCPLTAANARALRRHIPWTAPRPLGLRASVGCGDRLGLATPGHVRAVRKHKLAPVFAQQSIREMTRTGRTPQQVLDEAMWGVFQEGWRQGYGADADHLKTEEDADRCIEAGFTFFTIDPSAFVDNEVDTADAATLEAKVAALPWESLETTLADLRRAYLGQHFQVGPYELSFEERTLMQALAKYGGAIAHTARMYRHIANRMGNRPFELEMSVDETEVPTSPAEHFFVARELQRLGVRWISLAPRFVGRLEKGVDYIGDLEEFEAHLKLHVAIARTLGPYKLSLHSGSDKFALYPLFARHAGELFHLKTAGTSYLEALRAVAELDPPLFREILDFARARYETDRATYHVSALLERVPKASDVPDDALPALLEQFDARQVLHVTFGSVLTATDADGRPRFRDRLLAVLQENEETYYRLLEAHFDRHLAPFDAA, from the coding sequence ATGGTAACGGTACTGCAAACGCTCCTGCAGCGCCCTCGGCCTCTGGCCGAAATCGACCGTACGTCGCTGGCGCGCTTCCTGACCGACGTGATTCGCCAGCAGGTGTATCCGACTTCTCTGGAGCCTACCTCGGAGGGTGTGTTTTTCCTGGCCCGCGATGGCCGGGAAAAGCGTCTGGGCATTCTCTCGGAAGCGGGCCTGCACGATTTCGAGGGCGTGCGGCACCAGCTCTCGCTCGACGGCCGCACACTGATCTTTCAGTCGTGTCCGCTTACGGCCGCCAATGCCCGGGCACTGCGTCGGCACATTCCCTGGACGGCACCTCGTCCGCTCGGGCTACGCGCCTCGGTGGGCTGCGGCGATCGCCTGGGCCTGGCCACCCCGGGCCATGTACGGGCCGTGCGCAAGCATAAGCTGGCCCCTGTCTTCGCTCAGCAGTCCATTCGCGAAATGACGCGCACCGGCCGCACCCCCCAGCAGGTGCTCGACGAGGCCATGTGGGGCGTCTTCCAGGAAGGCTGGCGCCAGGGCTACGGCGCCGACGCCGACCACCTGAAGACCGAAGAAGACGCCGATCGCTGCATCGAGGCCGGCTTCACCTTCTTCACGATCGACCCGAGCGCCTTCGTCGATAACGAGGTGGACACGGCCGATGCGGCCACGCTCGAAGCCAAAGTGGCCGCCCTCCCCTGGGAGTCCCTCGAAACGACGCTCGCCGATCTGCGCCGGGCCTACCTCGGCCAGCATTTCCAGGTGGGTCCCTACGAACTGTCGTTCGAGGAGCGCACGCTGATGCAGGCGCTGGCCAAGTACGGCGGCGCCATCGCCCACACGGCCCGCATGTATCGCCATATTGCCAACCGCATGGGCAACCGCCCCTTCGAACTGGAAATGTCCGTCGACGAAACCGAAGTGCCCACCTCCCCGGCGGAGCACTTCTTCGTGGCGCGCGAGCTACAGCGGCTGGGCGTACGCTGGATCAGCCTGGCGCCCCGCTTCGTGGGGCGCCTGGAAAAGGGCGTCGATTACATCGGTGATCTGGAAGAGTTCGAGGCCCACCTGAAGCTCCACGTGGCGATCGCCCGCACCCTGGGCCCCTATAAGCTGAGCCTGCATTCCGGATCCGACAAGTTTGCGCTCTATCCGCTGTTTGCCCGCCATGCAGGCGAACTCTTCCACCTGAAGACGGCCGGCACTTCCTATCTGGAGGCGCTGCGGGCTGTGGCCGAGCTGGATCCGCCGCTGTTTCGGGAGATTCTGGACTTTGCCCGGGCCCGCTACGAAACCGACCGCGCCACCTACCACGTATCGGCGCTGCTGGAGCGGGTCCCGAAGGCTTCCGACGTGCCCGACGACGCCTTGCCGGCACTGCTGGAGCAGTTCGATGCCCGGCAGGTGCTGCACGTCACCTTCGGTTCGGTCCTGACGGCCACCGACGCAGACGGCCGCCCGCGCTTCCGGGACCGACTGCTGGCAGTCCTTCAGGAAAACGAAGAGACCTACTACCGACTGCTGGAAGCGCACTTCGACCGCCACCTGGCCCCGTTCGACGCAGCTTGA
- a CDS encoding DNA-3-methyladenine glycosylase encodes MDLNNLVPLPPSFFDRPTLEVARDLLGRWLVHEHPSGVRLVGRIVETEAYRQDDPAFHGWRLVDPATGKVRPEGRAYDLFAPPGTAYVYLNYGMYWLLNVVTEPEGVGGAVLIRAVEPIAGLDFLRARRPKARRPCELTGGPGRLTMAFDIDGRYHRKPLTAPPLYFAPGKPVSDAEVATSPRIGLSRGTDRLWRFFVRDNPYVSPGP; translated from the coding sequence ATGGATTTGAATAATCTCGTTCCCCTGCCGCCATCGTTTTTCGACCGGCCTACGCTGGAGGTGGCGCGTGATCTGCTGGGGCGGTGGCTGGTGCATGAGCACCCCAGCGGGGTGCGTCTGGTGGGACGCATTGTCGAAACCGAAGCCTATCGCCAGGACGATCCCGCCTTTCATGGCTGGCGGTTGGTCGATCCGGCCACCGGAAAGGTGCGCCCCGAAGGGCGCGCCTACGACCTGTTTGCGCCGCCTGGTACGGCCTACGTGTATCTGAACTACGGCATGTACTGGCTATTGAACGTGGTGACCGAGCCGGAAGGCGTGGGCGGAGCCGTGCTCATCCGAGCGGTGGAGCCGATTGCCGGGCTCGACTTTCTGCGGGCGCGTCGCCCGAAGGCTCGCCGGCCCTGCGAACTGACCGGCGGACCGGGACGGCTCACCATGGCCTTCGACATCGACGGTCGTTACCATCGAAAGCCACTCACAGCGCCGCCGCTTTACTTTGCACCCGGGAAGCCGGTGTCGGACGCCGAAGTCGCCACCTCACCCCGAATCGGCCTTTCCCGCGGAACCGACCGCCTCTGGCGCTTCTTCGTGCGCGACAATCCCTACGTGTCCCCGGGGCCGTAA
- a CDS encoding tetratricopeptide repeat protein: MRRFTVLLLGSVLALAVEAQPSDWSTLFVRAMRLKEAGQYAQAIPLAEQALALAQAQYGPENRSVGLALNLLGQLYTAEGKYDEAEAFLKRALDIYHRWFGAQSPESAGVLNNLGRLYLDRGRPEQAVSVLQEALARFEQAYGPESHRLRYTLELLAEAYQAMNRPDEARRYAARAAQLPPPPKAQR, encoded by the coding sequence ATGCGACGGTTCACAGTTCTTCTGCTCGGCAGCGTGCTGGCGCTTGCGGTGGAAGCCCAGCCCTCGGACTGGTCCACGCTCTTCGTGCGTGCCATGCGGTTGAAGGAAGCCGGGCAGTACGCCCAGGCCATTCCGCTGGCCGAGCAGGCGCTCGCGCTGGCCCAGGCGCAGTACGGTCCCGAAAATCGGAGCGTGGGGCTGGCGCTGAACCTGCTGGGCCAGCTTTACACGGCGGAAGGAAAATACGACGAAGCGGAGGCGTTCCTGAAACGGGCGCTGGACATCTACCACAGATGGTTTGGCGCGCAGTCGCCGGAGAGCGCCGGCGTGCTGAACAACCTTGGCCGTCTGTACCTGGACCGCGGCCGGCCGGAACAGGCGGTGTCGGTACTCCAGGAGGCGCTGGCCCGCTTCGAGCAGGCCTACGGGCCCGAAAGTCACCGTCTGCGCTATACGCTGGAACTGCTCGCCGAGGCCTATCAGGCCATGAACCGCCCGGACGAAGCCCGACGCTACGCGGCGCGGGCCGCCCAGCTTCCGCCTCCGCCAAAGGCGCAGCGGTAA
- a CDS encoding thiolase family protein — protein MQDVYIVTAVRTPIGKFGGALKDYSPVDLAAHAMKAALERAGVEGKDLDGYIFGNVLRGGHGQLIPRQAALKAGIPKEVDGLAVDMVCSSGMISVMTAATMIRAGEADLLLAGGVESMSQAGFYLSARARWGYKFLLGAPEQLVDLLLYDGLTDPMSGEAMGEQTERLAAEHGITREELDEIALMSHRRAAEATERCYFADEIVPITYRERRETKTLDRDEGIRPDTTREALAALKPAFRKDGVLTAGNSSQISDGAAALLLASRAAVERYGLRPIARLLGGAWAAGEPWRFPEAPVPAVRRLLDRLDRRIEDFDLFENNEAFAINSILFHRMLGVPYEKLNVHGGAIALGHPIGCSGARIIVTLVHALRRHNGTLGLAAICHGTGGGTAVAVERLA, from the coding sequence ATGCAGGACGTCTATATCGTTACCGCCGTACGCACGCCCATCGGCAAATTCGGCGGCGCGCTGAAGGACTACAGTCCGGTCGATCTGGCCGCGCATGCGATGAAGGCCGCCCTGGAGCGGGCCGGGGTGGAAGGGAAAGATCTGGACGGCTATATCTTTGGCAACGTGCTGCGTGGGGGGCATGGTCAGCTTATTCCGCGTCAGGCCGCACTGAAGGCCGGTATCCCCAAAGAGGTGGACGGGCTGGCCGTCGACATGGTCTGCTCTTCGGGCATGATCAGCGTGATGACGGCGGCCACCATGATTCGTGCTGGCGAGGCCGATCTGCTGCTGGCCGGTGGCGTCGAGTCGATGTCGCAGGCCGGGTTTTACCTGTCGGCGCGGGCGCGCTGGGGCTACAAATTCCTGCTGGGGGCGCCGGAGCAGCTTGTCGATCTATTGCTCTATGACGGCCTGACCGATCCCATGAGTGGCGAGGCGATGGGTGAGCAGACCGAACGCCTGGCCGCCGAACATGGTATCACGCGCGAAGAACTCGACGAAATCGCGCTGATGTCGCATCGTCGGGCAGCCGAGGCCACCGAGCGCTGCTACTTTGCCGACGAGATCGTACCGATCACCTACCGGGAGCGGCGTGAGACGAAAACGCTGGATCGAGACGAAGGCATCCGACCCGATACGACGCGCGAGGCGCTGGCCGCCCTGAAGCCTGCTTTCAGGAAAGACGGGGTGCTGACGGCCGGCAACAGCAGCCAGATCAGCGATGGGGCGGCCGCGCTCCTGCTGGCCAGCCGGGCGGCCGTCGAGCGTTACGGGCTCCGGCCCATCGCCCGACTTCTGGGCGGTGCCTGGGCGGCCGGCGAGCCGTGGCGGTTTCCGGAGGCGCCGGTGCCGGCCGTGCGTCGGCTACTGGATCGGCTGGACCGCCGCATCGAAGACTTCGACCTGTTCGAGAACAACGAGGCCTTTGCCATCAACAGCATCCTGTTTCACCGCATGCTGGGCGTGCCCTACGAGAAGCTGAACGTGCACGGTGGCGCCATTGCGCTGGGGCATCCGATCGGCTGCTCGGGCGCGCGGATCATCGTAACGCTCGTGCACGCGCTGCGTCGGCACAACGGCACACTGGGTTTGGCCGCCATCTGTCACGGTACGGGCGGCGGTACGGCCGTCGCGGTGGAACGCCTCGCGTAA
- a CDS encoding DUF2231 domain-containing protein — translation MLPDWAPNLHPLVVHFPIALLFLAVGFDLVTWLLRRPVALVRITAVLYALGALSALVAFLTGRAAADSLDLPTAVIPAVTAHADWAERTVWFFGIFALIRLALAWWRRPLARAAWLQGLLLLLGAGGLWLLYETGEHGAELVYAHGLGVAPVRTLQPNTTRWHRCCNVSRRPHSSNA, via the coding sequence ATGCTTCCCGACTGGGCACCGAACCTGCACCCGCTGGTGGTGCATTTCCCCATCGCGCTGCTTTTTCTGGCCGTCGGATTCGACCTGGTCACCTGGCTGCTGCGCCGGCCGGTGGCCCTGGTCCGGATAACGGCCGTGCTTTACGCACTGGGGGCGCTTTCGGCGCTGGTGGCGTTTCTGACCGGACGGGCAGCGGCCGACAGCCTGGACCTGCCCACGGCGGTCATTCCGGCCGTCACCGCACACGCCGACTGGGCCGAACGTACCGTCTGGTTCTTCGGCATCTTTGCCCTGATTCGACTGGCGCTGGCCTGGTGGCGCCGTCCGCTGGCCCGTGCCGCCTGGCTGCAGGGGCTGCTGCTTTTGCTGGGTGCCGGAGGCCTGTGGCTGCTGTACGAAACCGGCGAGCACGGCGCCGAGCTGGTCTATGCACACGGGCTGGGCGTGGCGCCGGTGCGTACGCTTCAGCCGAACACGACTCGCTGGCACAGGTGCTGCAACGTCAGCAGGCGGCCGCACAGTTCGAACGCCTGA
- a CDS encoding DUF1080 domain-containing protein, whose product MLQRQQAAAQFERLTEGGWRWTPGPGAEPTLTDTFTVLDGTLSAITWASGPEGLRLTLSETPVLLVGPGTLSGTELRARLRLDSLAGSVRLVYHVQDPRNYDFLELSRDRVRQGRLEDGRVRIFDETPLATSGWLDVRIVAHGTHLRGYVNGRLVTHGHGPAARPGPAGVHLQGPGVLLLQSITVQPVA is encoded by the coding sequence GTGCTGCAACGTCAGCAGGCGGCCGCACAGTTCGAACGCCTGACCGAAGGGGGCTGGCGCTGGACGCCCGGTCCCGGAGCCGAACCGACCCTGACCGACACGTTCACGGTGCTGGATGGCACGCTTTCGGCCATCACATGGGCGTCGGGCCCGGAAGGTCTCCGGTTGACGCTTTCCGAGACGCCGGTGCTGCTGGTCGGCCCCGGCACGCTTTCCGGTACGGAGCTGCGCGCCCGCCTGCGGCTCGACAGCCTGGCGGGAAGCGTTCGTCTGGTCTACCACGTCCAGGATCCCCGGAACTATGACTTTCTGGAGCTTTCCCGGGACCGGGTGCGCCAGGGACGGCTCGAAGATGGCCGGGTGCGGATCTTCGACGAGACGCCGCTTGCAACGAGCGGCTGGCTCGACGTGCGGATCGTTGCCCACGGCACGCACCTCCGGGGCTACGTGAACGGCCGCCTTGTAACCCACGGACACGGCCCGGCCGCCCGCCCCGGACCGGCCGGAGTGCATCTGCAGGGACCGGGCGTGCTACTGCTTCAATCCATAACCGTCCAACCTGTCGCATGA
- a CDS encoding heavy metal translocating P-type ATPase, whose amino-acid sequence MTHHDAHHNQHEHSTHKHDHHAHHAHMVEDFRRRFWISLALTVPILALSPMIQAFLGLGEALRFPGDLWVLWALSSAVFFYGGWPFLKGIAEELRQRNPGMMTLIAIAISVAYLYSSAVVFGLAGKIFFWELATLIDVMLLGHWIEMRSVLGASRALEELARLMPTEAHRVMPDGSIQDVPLDQLQPGDRVLVRPGEKIPADGVIVEGHTTVNEALLTGESAPVEKKVGDTVIGGAINGEGSLVVEVQKTGAESYLSQVIELVRQAQETKSRTQDLANRTARWLTVVALGGGALTLAVWTLVMGQPFDFALERMVTVMVIACPHALGLAVPLVVAVSTALSAQHGLLIRDRTAFENARNLQAVIFDKTGTLTEGRFGVTDTLVFQDGLSEEELLKLAAAVEQHSEHPIARGIVEAVAHPPAAEDFEAIPGKGARARVNGEEVRVVSPGYLREHGLEVQDDRVDRLAEQGKTVVFVVRDGRVVGAIALADVIRPESKEAVRQLKAMGLQVMMLTGDNRRVAAWVAREIGLDDYFAEVLPDQKAAKVKEVQQRGLRVAMVGDGINDAPALTQADVGIAIGAGTDVAIETADIVLVRNDPRDVVSILRLSRATYRKMVQNLWWAAGYNIVAIPLAAGVLYKLGLLLSPAAGAALMSLSTVIVAINARFLNIV is encoded by the coding sequence ATGACTCATCACGACGCTCATCATAACCAGCACGAGCATTCCACGCACAAACACGATCACCACGCGCATCATGCGCACATGGTGGAGGATTTCCGGCGGCGCTTCTGGATTTCCCTGGCGCTGACGGTGCCGATTCTGGCGCTTTCGCCCATGATCCAGGCTTTTCTGGGGCTGGGCGAAGCACTGCGTTTTCCGGGGGATCTGTGGGTACTCTGGGCGCTGTCGTCCGCCGTGTTCTTCTACGGAGGCTGGCCGTTCCTGAAAGGCATTGCCGAGGAGCTGCGCCAGCGCAATCCCGGCATGATGACCCTGATCGCCATCGCCATCAGCGTGGCCTATCTCTACTCGAGCGCAGTGGTTTTCGGGCTGGCCGGAAAAATCTTTTTCTGGGAGCTGGCCACGCTGATCGATGTGATGCTGCTGGGGCACTGGATCGAGATGCGTTCGGTACTGGGGGCATCGCGGGCGCTGGAAGAGCTGGCCCGCCTGATGCCGACCGAGGCCCACAGAGTGATGCCGGACGGCTCAATCCAGGATGTGCCGCTTGATCAGCTTCAGCCAGGCGACCGCGTGCTGGTCCGCCCCGGCGAAAAAATTCCGGCCGACGGTGTGATCGTCGAAGGCCATACCACGGTCAACGAGGCGCTGCTCACCGGCGAATCGGCACCGGTCGAGAAAAAGGTTGGCGACACGGTGATCGGCGGCGCCATCAACGGCGAAGGGTCGCTCGTCGTGGAGGTGCAGAAAACCGGCGCCGAAAGCTACCTGTCGCAAGTCATCGAGCTGGTCCGGCAGGCGCAGGAGACAAAGTCCCGAACGCAGGACCTGGCCAACCGGACCGCCCGCTGGCTTACCGTCGTGGCACTGGGAGGCGGCGCGCTGACGCTGGCGGTCTGGACGCTGGTCATGGGCCAGCCGTTCGACTTTGCGCTGGAGCGCATGGTGACCGTCATGGTGATCGCCTGCCCGCACGCTCTGGGATTGGCTGTGCCGCTGGTGGTGGCCGTCTCGACCGCCCTGTCCGCACAGCACGGGCTGCTGATCCGTGACCGCACGGCCTTTGAAAACGCGCGCAATCTGCAGGCGGTGATCTTCGACAAGACGGGCACGCTCACCGAAGGACGCTTCGGTGTGACCGACACGCTGGTTTTTCAGGACGGGCTCTCTGAAGAAGAACTGCTAAAACTGGCAGCGGCCGTCGAGCAGCATTCCGAGCACCCGATTGCCCGGGGCATCGTCGAGGCGGTGGCGCATCCCCCGGCCGCCGAGGATTTCGAAGCCATCCCGGGCAAAGGAGCCCGGGCCCGCGTCAATGGCGAGGAGGTCCGCGTGGTCAGTCCGGGCTACCTGCGCGAGCACGGACTGGAGGTGCAGGACGATCGCGTAGACCGACTGGCCGAACAGGGCAAAACGGTGGTGTTTGTCGTGCGCGACGGCCGGGTAGTCGGCGCGATTGCCCTGGCCGACGTGATCCGTCCCGAATCGAAGGAAGCCGTGCGCCAGCTCAAAGCAATGGGCCTGCAGGTGATGATGCTCACCGGCGACAACCGCCGCGTGGCCGCCTGGGTCGCTCGCGAAATCGGCCTGGACGACTATTTCGCCGAGGTATTGCCCGACCAGAAAGCCGCCAAAGTGAAAGAAGTGCAGCAGCGCGGCCTGCGGGTGGCCATGGTAGGCGACGGTATCAACGACGCCCCGGCGCTGACGCAGGCCGATGTCGGCATTGCCATTGGCGCCGGCACCGACGTGGCCATCGAGACGGCCGACATCGTGCTTGTGCGCAACGACCCGCGCGACGTGGTGTCGATCCTGCGCCTGAGCCGTGCTACCTATCGCAAGATGGTGCAGAATCTCTGGTGGGCGGCCGGCTACAACATCGTCGCCATCCCGCTGGCCGCCGGTGTACTCTACAAACTGGGCCTGCTATTAAGTCCGGCTGCTGGCGCCGCCCTTATGAGCCTGAGTACCGTCATCGTTGCCATCAATGCACGTTTTCTCAACATCGTATAA
- a CDS encoding ABC1 kinase family protein, whose translation MPPTATRARRARQIAEVLLRHGLGYLVSIFGLERFVPLHRGLLGHPRRPEPYAAPEHLRMALEELGAAWIKLGQFLATRADLLPPSYQRELARLQDAAAPVPGAQIQAVIEAELGRPVSELFARFEPEPLAAASIGQAHAATLPDGTEVVVKVRRPGVVEQVEQDLELLLTLAHTASRHWELAETYDIVGIVQEFALTLRAELDYLREGRNAERFAHNFAGNPAVHIPRVFWEYTTSRVLTLERIRGIKIDNLTALDAAGFDRTELAERVARILMQMVFEDGFFHADPHPGNFFVESDGTIGLIDFGMVGVVDAPTQDRLAQLLLALAQQDPDRLVDAFLELGVARRYVDRLALREDLRHFVLSYYDRPLRELRLEPLLKEALAIVRRHHLHLPTNLVLLAKTVMMAEGLAARLAPDFQVATLLPGYVRRLLLHRYLPLRWIRRLSWTGLEAAEFGLELPRQLRRLLHALEQGSLQLGMRPEGFEPLIARLERLTNRLVLGMITAAFIVGLAVLMTAFRLPGIEPLIGPLFGLGFLLTALLAAYLIWVILRSGRI comes from the coding sequence ATGCCCCCTACTGCCACACGGGCGCGGCGGGCCCGTCAGATCGCCGAAGTGCTGCTCCGCCACGGCCTGGGCTACCTGGTCAGCATCTTCGGTCTGGAGCGGTTTGTACCGCTGCACCGGGGTCTGCTGGGCCATCCGCGCCGCCCCGAACCCTATGCCGCGCCCGAGCACCTGCGCATGGCGCTCGAAGAGCTGGGCGCCGCCTGGATCAAGCTCGGCCAGTTTCTGGCCACCCGTGCCGACCTGCTTCCCCCTTCCTACCAGCGCGAACTGGCCCGTCTGCAGGATGCCGCCGCCCCCGTCCCGGGCGCGCAAATCCAGGCCGTCATCGAGGCCGAACTGGGACGCCCGGTCTCCGAGCTGTTCGCCCGCTTCGAGCCCGAACCACTGGCCGCCGCCTCGATCGGCCAGGCCCACGCGGCCACCCTGCCCGACGGCACCGAGGTGGTCGTCAAAGTGCGACGCCCTGGGGTCGTCGAACAGGTCGAGCAGGACCTGGAGCTGCTGCTGACCCTGGCTCACACCGCCAGCCGCCACTGGGAGCTGGCCGAAACCTACGACATCGTGGGCATCGTGCAGGAATTCGCGCTGACGCTCCGGGCCGAACTGGACTACCTGCGCGAAGGCCGCAACGCCGAGCGCTTCGCCCATAACTTCGCCGGCAACCCGGCCGTCCATATCCCTCGCGTGTTCTGGGAGTACACCACCTCGCGCGTGCTCACGCTGGAGCGCATCCGGGGCATCAAGATCGACAACCTGACCGCTCTCGACGCCGCTGGCTTCGACCGCACCGAACTGGCCGAACGCGTGGCGCGCATCCTGATGCAGATGGTCTTTGAGGACGGCTTCTTTCATGCCGATCCGCACCCCGGCAACTTTTTCGTCGAGTCTGACGGCACCATCGGATTGATCGACTTCGGGATGGTCGGTGTCGTGGATGCTCCCACGCAGGACCGACTGGCGCAACTGCTGCTAGCGCTCGCGCAGCAGGATCCGGATCGGCTGGTGGACGCCTTTCTGGAACTGGGCGTGGCGCGGCGCTACGTGGATCGCCTGGCCCTGCGCGAGGACCTGCGCCATTTCGTGCTGTCCTACTACGACCGCCCGCTGCGTGAACTGCGCCTGGAGCCGCTGCTGAAGGAAGCGCTGGCCATCGTCCGCCGCCACCACCTGCACCTGCCCACCAACCTGGTGCTGCTGGCAAAAACCGTCATGATGGCCGAAGGGCTGGCGGCCCGGCTGGCCCCCGACTTTCAGGTGGCCACGCTATTGCCCGGCTACGTTCGTCGCCTGCTGCTTCACCGCTACCTGCCGCTGCGGTGGATTCGGCGGTTGAGCTGGACAGGCCTTGAGGCGGCCGAATTCGGATTGGAGCTTCCTCGCCAGCTCCGACGCCTGCTGCACGCGCTGGAGCAGGGCAGCCTGCAGCTGGGCATGCGACCCGAAGGCTTCGAGCCGCTCATCGCACGACTGGAGCGACTGACCAACCGACTGGTGCTGGGTATGATCACGGCCGCCTTTATCGTGGGCCTGGCCGTGCTGATGACGGCGTTTCGCCTGCCCGGCATCGAGCCCCTGATCGGCCCCCTTTTCGGGCTGGGCTTTCTGCTGACCGCCCTGCTGGCCGCCTACCTGATCTGGGTGATTCTGCGCTCCGGACGAATCTGA
- the purD gene encoding phosphoribosylamine--glycine ligase, whose protein sequence is MRILVLGSGGREHAITWALAQSPQRPDLFIAPGNPGTAALGRNVPIAANDAANLRKLVRDEGIELVVVGPEQPLVEGVADALRAEGARVVGPSAAAARLEGSKAFAKAFMQRHGIPTAAYRTFAAEQLDEALAYIDRHPEPLVVKASGLAAGKGAVVCATREEARRTLRWMMEEGGLGKAGHEVVIEEFMEGEEASVFALTDGRDYVLLAPAQDHKRIGEGDTGPNTGGMGAYAPAPVVTEAVLERVAREIVEPVLAGMADEGHPYQGVLYCGLMITDEGPKVVEFNCRLGDPEAQVVLPVAEVDWVEVFDRVASGQVAGFSVPPARRAAACVVLASEGYPGSYRKGLPIEGLEAAEALPDVIVFQAGTRRADDGRLVTAGGRVLGVTAVAESLAAAIRRAYEGVEVIQFEGKYFRRDIGQKGLARLATAGSV, encoded by the coding sequence ATGCGAATTTTAGTGCTCGGAAGTGGCGGACGGGAGCATGCGATCACCTGGGCGCTGGCGCAGAGCCCGCAGCGTCCGGATCTGTTCATTGCGCCGGGCAACCCCGGCACGGCTGCGCTGGGCCGAAACGTCCCGATTGCGGCCAACGACGCGGCGAACCTGCGCAAGCTGGTGCGTGACGAAGGCATCGAGCTGGTCGTGGTCGGACCGGAGCAGCCGCTGGTCGAAGGGGTGGCCGACGCGCTCCGTGCCGAAGGCGCGCGCGTGGTGGGACCGTCGGCGGCCGCCGCTCGCCTGGAAGGAAGCAAGGCGTTCGCCAAAGCCTTCATGCAGCGCCACGGCATCCCGACGGCCGCCTACCGGACGTTCGCAGCCGAGCAACTGGACGAGGCGCTGGCCTACATCGACCGGCACCCGGAGCCGCTGGTCGTCAAGGCCAGCGGACTGGCGGCCGGCAAGGGCGCCGTCGTGTGCGCCACGCGGGAGGAGGCCCGCCGAACGTTGCGCTGGATGATGGAAGAAGGAGGCCTGGGTAAGGCCGGCCATGAGGTCGTAATTGAGGAGTTCATGGAGGGCGAAGAGGCCAGCGTCTTTGCGCTGACCGACGGCCGCGATTACGTGCTGCTGGCTCCGGCGCAGGACCACAAACGCATCGGGGAGGGCGACACGGGCCCCAATACGGGCGGTATGGGCGCCTACGCGCCGGCCCCGGTGGTGACCGAGGCCGTGCTGGAGCGAGTGGCCCGCGAGATCGTCGAGCCCGTGCTGGCCGGCATGGCCGATGAAGGGCATCCCTACCAGGGCGTGCTCTACTGCGGCCTGATGATCACCGACGAAGGGCCGAAGGTGGTCGAGTTCAACTGTCGCCTGGGCGATCCGGAGGCGCAGGTGGTGCTGCCGGTGGCTGAGGTGGACTGGGTGGAGGTATTCGATCGCGTGGCGTCCGGTCAGGTGGCTGGCTTTTCGGTGCCGCCCGCCCGTCGTGCGGCCGCCTGTGTGGTGCTGGCCTCCGAGGGCTACCCGGGCAGCTACCGGAAGGGGCTGCCGATCGAAGGGCTGGAGGCGGCCGAGGCCCTGCCGGACGTGATCGTCTTCCAGGCCGGCACGCGGCGTGCGGACGACGGACGGCTGGTGACGGCCGGCGGTCGCGTGCTGGGCGTGACAGCCGTGGCCGAATCGCTGGCGGCGGCCATTCGCCGCGCCTACGAGGGCGTCGAGGTCATTCAGTTCGAGGGGAAATACTTCCGTCGTGACATCGGGCAGAAAGGGCTGGCGCGACTGGCGACGGCCGGCTCGGTGTAG
- a CDS encoding gamma carbonic anhydrase family protein, with product MIRDFLGAYPRFDATNFIAPNAVVIGDVTLEPYASIWYGAVVRADVNWIRIGEASNIQDGAIIHVTRGTAPTLIGPRVTVGHGAVLHGCTVEENVLIGIGAVVLDGAVIGRDTIIGARALVPPGMKVPPRSLVLGVPGRVVRTLTDEEVAGIARYAQNYLEYSAIYRGEVQPERNPFYDPSETPDGHSG from the coding sequence ATGATTCGTGATTTTCTGGGCGCCTACCCCCGATTCGACGCCACCAACTTCATCGCGCCGAACGCCGTGGTCATTGGCGACGTGACGCTGGAGCCCTACGCCAGCATCTGGTACGGCGCCGTCGTCCGGGCCGACGTGAACTGGATCCGGATCGGCGAGGCCTCGAACATCCAGGACGGCGCGATCATCCACGTAACGCGCGGGACGGCCCCTACGCTGATCGGGCCGCGCGTGACGGTGGGGCACGGCGCCGTGCTGCACGGCTGTACCGTGGAGGAAAATGTACTGATTGGAATCGGCGCCGTGGTGCTCGACGGCGCCGTCATCGGACGCGATACGATCATTGGAGCGCGGGCGCTCGTGCCGCCCGGCATGAAGGTGCCGCCGCGCTCGCTGGTGCTGGGCGTGCCGGGACGTGTGGTGCGCACGCTCACCGACGAGGAGGTGGCCGGCATCGCCCGCTACGCGCAGAACTACCTGGAATACAGCGCCATCTATCGTGGCGAGGTGCAGCCCGAGCGCAACCCGTTCTACGATCCATCGGAAACCCCCGACGGCCACTCGGGTTAG